GAGCGCCTTGGCATGACCCAGCCACCGCTCAGTCAGTCGATCATGGCGCTGGAGCGGGCGTTGGGGACTCCTCTTTTTGTTCGGTCAAAGCGCGTTGTCACTTTGACGGCTTTTGGTCGTCAGTGGGTGGAGTACGTCCGGGCCGCCGTTCACAATATTGCGGCACTCGCTGATGTGGCAGAACGCCTTAGAACTGGTGTGGCGGGAAAGCTGTCATTGGCCTTCGTCAGCACGGCCGACTACAGCGTGCTTCCGCATCTGGTTCAAAGATATTCCGCGTCTTTCCCTGACGTCGAACTCGAACTGATCGAAGCAACAAGTGACGTTCAGGTCGAAGCATTGCTAGACGGACGGATCAACGCAGGCATTTTGATCTCTGCACGATCCGCTTTGCCGTCAGCGCTGGAATACCATCCGCTGGTTAAGGAACCACTCGTGGCCGCCGTGCCAGAGTCATGGATCGATGACGGACGCCTGCCACTGGTCGATGGAATGCTCCGGGGCGATGATTGGATGGCACAGCCGCTCATCATTTTTCCCAAGCGCGTATCGCCCGATTTTCATGACCTTGTGATCGGTTTTTATCGAGCCAGGGGCTGTCAGCCGCTTATCCGCCAGGAAGCTATTCAGATGCAAACCATCATCAGTCTGGTTTCAGCCGGTCTGGGTATGGCGTTAGTTCCTGCGTCGTTGCAGCATCTTGCTCGTACCGGAGTGCGCTATATTTTTGTTGCCGACGAATCTCCGGAACTCGAAACTGGGCTTGCATGGCGGAAGACGGACGAGGTGCCAACTTTGGCCACCTTGATAGAAATTTCTTTAAAGCTCGACAAAGAGTTTCATGGCCTCCGTATCTGAGCACGTTTAAGCGCAATGCTGCAAAATCGCTCAGCAATAAACTGCCGGACTGACATTTCAGCCGCGTGTGCGACAAACGGGTATCTAAAGTAGCTCACGCGGCGTTCAATGGAAATTCTGCGGGAAGGTTTAGTGCGCGCATCGTCCCGATATCATTCCCGTATAACGCGATGCGAAACCAGCCGGTGGAATTTGTGACGTTACCAATAGAAACAGCGCCTCATCTCTCAAGTTGGCCAGCATCCCATATTGGAACGTTTCCGGGGGCCAGACCGTTGTTGGATATCAACGAGGAGACAAATCATGCGCTTCAAACGACTGACAGTGGTAGCGGCGATCGTGGTGATTAGTGGAATTAGCGTTTCCGCCTGCCATGACGGACGCCCCGGACATTCGAGCGATAGACATAATCACGACCGAGATCATAATCGTTACGATCGTCCCCAGTAATCAAACGATTTGATTCTAGTGAGAAGTGCATTTTGCGTAGTTTCAGCACGAACGAATGGAGAACAGATAGGACAGGTGGAGTTGGTTGTTAGTTATCTAGCGAAACTTCGATCGGCTTGGTTTTTGTCACTTCACGTCTTTAATGATGTCAGAAGCGGCCTGTTTAATCAGAATTTGGGTAAAGGAGAGAATTTTTCTACGCCAGTTAATCGTCAATGCTGCGCATCACTCGACCGATGTCTTCAAATGTCAGATTTGTCTTCGATCTCAAAAATGATGTAATTAAGTGATGAATAATACGATCACATAAAGAAATATCCGCGGTAGGACTGGCCCCAGAATTTGCTTCAGGCCTTGGCGACACGTCTTGCGCTCACAAGGCATAATAGTGGCGCAAGTGTGAATGTGCCGAACAGCCAGCTCGCTGCACTTGTGGTTCCCTCTGTCCCGCCCGGATCGATCAAGCCCCCGGCATTAACAACTAATCCGGCGACGGCAGCTCCCATTGCCGTAGCGAATAACTGGATGGTTGTTATTGAGGCAGCGGCCAATTCCTGCTCGCTTGGAATTGTGACCTTGAGCACCCGGGTAAGAAGATGCGGCCATGCCAAACCGACGCCCAGCCCAATGCCGAACAGCGCGAGGCAGATCGGAGTTAATGCCAGCCAAGTGCCGCCGCTCGCCTTTGGCAAAAGAACTGTCAGCGCTGCCATGCCAACAAGTCCTAGGAGCGGGCCAATCGTAATCATGCGACTGACGCTGCGCCCGCTTGCACCCGCACTGGTGATCGAACCGAGCGTCCAGCCTGCAGCCATAAGCGCTGCCAGAAAGCCGGCCCAGAGCGGAGATTGATGATGCAAAACTTGCAGGAAGAGTGGAACGAAAATCTCGCTGCTTGTGACCGTAATAGCGAGCAGCGACATTGTCGCGTAGAGAGCGGCGATCGCGGTTGTTGGGTGGAATGAACCAA
This genomic stretch from Sphingomonas paeninsulae harbors:
- a CDS encoding LysR substrate-binding domain-containing protein, which encodes MDFRQLRHFLAVADTLHFGRAAERLGMTQPPLSQSIMALERALGTPLFVRSKRVVTLTAFGRQWVEYVRAAVHNIAALADVAERLRTGVAGKLSLAFVSTADYSVLPHLVQRYSASFPDVELELIEATSDVQVEALLDGRINAGILISARSALPSALEYHPLVKEPLVAAVPESWIDDGRLPLVDGMLRGDDWMAQPLIIFPKRVSPDFHDLVIGFYRARGCQPLIRQEAIQMQTIISLVSAGLGMALVPASLQHLARTGVRYIFVADESPELETGLAWRKTDEVPTLATLIEISLKLDKEFHGLRI